TCCAGGATATAAAGGCGTACTTCCCTCTTAAATTCAGATCGAGCATAGTCCCTGTTTCCAACATCGGGTCCCAGCTGTCCATACCGCTTTTTTTTGCGGGGCTTATTTTCAGCTACGGGCCGCTTATGGATGCCGGAATAATTCTTTTCTCATTCGCCGTATTTTTCACTCTGGTAACTCTTCCGGTAGAATTTAACGCGAGCAGCAGAGCGATGCAGATGCTTTCTTCCAGCGGTTACGCATCCGAACAAGAGCTCGGCATGGCAAAAAAGGTGCTTGATGCCGCGGCCCTTACATATGTGGCCGCGACCGCGATGGCGGTGATGCAGCTTTTGCGGCTGATAGCTCTTCGCGGCTCGAGAGATGACTAAGACATTAATTTTATTCGGGCCTACCGCATCGGG
This genomic stretch from Candidatus Saganbacteria bacterium harbors:
- a CDS encoding zinc metallopeptidase; translation: MFFDWTFILLIPAMLLAVYARFKVSSTYEKFSKVKTSAGIPGSQLARNLLDRNGLGNIAVEQVPGELTDNYDPRDKKLRLSSGVYNSSSVAAFGIVAHETGHAVQDIKAYFPLKFRSSIVPVSNIGSQLSIPLFFAGLIFSYGPLMDAGIILFSFAVFFTLVTLPVEFNASSRAMQMLSSSGYASEQELGMAKKVLDAAALTYVAATAMAVMQLLRLIALRGSRDD